A stretch of Paenibacillus mucilaginosus 3016 DNA encodes these proteins:
- a CDS encoding sensor domain-containing diguanylate cyclase: MMLYSLIYIGYIVSTFYLFYFSIEVYLKNRNNFTHRLAALLLFLMSTWFFLQHLKSVYITNVKVSQLLVFWLEYPVLSFIIAIGTHLSMIATYKFEGFNRRLLLSVCYLPALLFSVSSPIPGWVHRVEIDQQGYSLFYPAAGLYLFLFLAAAYFIVGIVLFATYRSEDAMERRKNSIWLFGLSATFGWGIFAGVVGALYPKIPLIAVFGCLYWALSLRVTMIKYASMPGYELRFKKLYDLSPDPIVLLSKDMTIEDANIQCLNRFQISRERLIGTSFYDLFVQEDRHKLTREMNLCLAVGELNNKQISCTTHLGEPVVFSLDSDILEIEYERVRFMIIRDITTEKNYEAQIINLAYHDILTGLRNRVSFHEDTNTLLEEHTPFAVLVIDLDGFKQINDTYGHDAGDEVLKYVSRILGEEMSGLGRAYRLGGDEFIIVIPECLGREPAAEAAERIMRRLKTTFQFKGNCLEVSGSIGISMYPQDGQTSDEVVKRADHDMYVMKKKSKLGAHE; the protein is encoded by the coding sequence ATGATGCTTTACTCACTAATTTATATCGGATATATCGTGTCGACCTTTTATTTATTTTATTTTTCAATTGAAGTATATCTAAAGAATAGAAACAACTTTACGCACAGGCTGGCGGCTCTCCTCCTGTTTCTTATGTCGACCTGGTTTTTCCTGCAGCATCTGAAATCGGTGTACATAACGAATGTTAAGGTATCCCAGCTTCTAGTCTTCTGGTTGGAATACCCTGTTCTTTCTTTCATTATAGCTATAGGCACACATCTGTCCATGATAGCCACCTATAAGTTTGAAGGATTCAACCGCAGGCTGCTGCTGTCCGTATGCTATCTGCCTGCCTTACTATTCTCTGTCAGCTCACCGATCCCCGGTTGGGTGCATCGGGTGGAAATCGATCAACAGGGATACAGCTTATTTTATCCGGCGGCAGGCCTATACCTGTTCCTGTTCCTGGCAGCAGCTTATTTTATCGTGGGTATTGTGCTGTTCGCCACCTATCGGAGTGAAGATGCCATGGAACGGAGGAAAAATTCCATCTGGCTGTTTGGCCTATCTGCAACCTTTGGGTGGGGTATTTTTGCCGGTGTGGTCGGCGCTTTATACCCCAAGATACCGCTGATTGCTGTATTTGGTTGTTTGTACTGGGCGCTTTCCCTACGGGTTACCATGATCAAATACGCCTCCATGCCGGGTTATGAACTTCGTTTCAAGAAGCTGTATGACCTTTCGCCCGACCCGATTGTTCTGTTGAGTAAGGATATGACCATTGAAGACGCTAATATCCAATGCTTGAACCGGTTCCAGATCAGCAGGGAGAGGCTGATCGGCACCTCATTCTACGATTTGTTCGTCCAAGAAGACAGGCATAAGCTGACGCGCGAAATGAACCTATGTCTGGCTGTGGGGGAACTGAACAATAAACAAATTTCTTGTACCACCCATCTGGGGGAACCTGTTGTGTTTTCTCTGGACTCCGACATTCTGGAGATTGAGTACGAGAGAGTACGATTCATGATCATCCGAGACATCACTACGGAGAAAAATTATGAAGCCCAAATTATTAACCTCGCTTATCACGATATCTTGACGGGTCTTCGTAACAGGGTGTCATTTCATGAGGACACGAACACCCTCCTCGAAGAGCATACTCCATTTGCCGTGCTGGTCATCGACCTGGATGGCTTCAAACAGATCAATGACACTTACGGACATGATGCGGGCGATGAGGTTCTGAAGTACGTCAGCCGAATCCTTGGTGAAGAAATGTCCGGGCTAGGGAGGGCTTACAGGCTTGGAGGGGATGAATTTATCATTGTAATTCCTGAATGTCTTGGAAGGGAGCCCGCTGCCGAAGCGGCTGAACGGATTATGCGGCGGCTGAAGACAACGTTTCAGTTCAAAGGGAACTGTCTTGAGGTTTCCGGCAGTATCGGAATTTCTATGTATCCACAGGATGGACAAACATCCGATGAGGTTGTGAAAAGGGCAGATCATGACATGTATGTGATGAAGAAGAAGAGCAAGCTTGGGGCACATGAGTAG